The Salinirubellus salinus genome segment CGCGCACGCCGCGCCGAGAACGTCTCCATCATCGACGGCGACCGGGCCGAGGTGATGGAGGTCGAGGTGGACACGGACTCGGCCTTCGCCGGCCGGCCCATCCGCGAGGTCGCCGCGGACCTGCCCGAGGGCGTCGTCGTGGGGGCCATCACCCGGAACGGGACGCTCATCACCCCGCGCGGTGACACGGTCATCGAGGTCGGCGACCACGTCGTCGTGTTCGTCGACAGTGACGCCGTCGAGGAAGTCAACGCGATGATATGAGGGTGGACTGGCGGACGGTCCTCGCGCTGGTGGGGACCGTCCTCCAGGCGCTGGCCGGGCCGCTGGTCCTCTCGGCGCTGGTCGCGTTCGGCTACGCCGAGTCACCCGTCCCGTTCCTCCTCCCAGCGGCGCTCGCGCTCGGCGTGGGGCTGGTGTTCGCGCGCCTGCCGAGTCGCGACATCGGCATCCGCGAGGCGTTCCTCGTCGTCGCGCTCGTCTGGCTGGCCGTCGGGACCGTCGGCGCGCTCCCCTTCCTGCTGGCCGGCACGGGCGTGTTCGCCAACCCGGTCGACGCCGCCTTCGAGTCGATGAGCGGCATCACCACCACGGGCGCGACGGTGGTCGTCGACTTCGACGCGCACGCTCGGTCGTTGCTGTTCTGGCGTGCCCTGCTCCAGTGGATGGGTGGGCTGGGCATCCTCGTCCTCGCGGTCGGTCTACTCTCCCAACTCGACGTCGGTGGCGCCCAGTTGATGGAGACGGAGACCCAGACCCAGGACGTCACGAAGCTCACCCCCCGCATCGAGGAGACGGCCCGGCTGCTGGGGAGCCTCTACCTCGGGCTGACGGCGCTACTGGTGGTCGTCCTCCTCGTACTGAACGTCGTCGGCCTCGGGCCGAACATGGACCCGTACAACGCCGTCACCCACGCGCTGACGACAGTGTCGACGGCGGGGTTCTCGCCCGAGCCGGCGAGCGCTGGGGCGTTCAGCCCGGTCGTCCAGTGGGTGCTCGTCGCGTTCATGCTCGTCGGGGCGACGAACTTCGTCCTGCTCTACGCCGTGACGCGGGGGCGGCCCCGTCGCCTGTTCCAGAGCGAGGAGTTCCGGTTCTACCTCGGCGTCCTCGCGGGTGGGAGCGCGCTCGTCGCGCTCGTCCTCGCCGTCGACGGGGAGTTCGGGAGCGTGGAGGCCACCGTCCGCCACGCCACGTTCCAGGTGGTGAGCATCGTGACGACGACGGGCTACGCGACGGTGGACTTCGACCTCTGGTCGCCCGCGGCGAAACACCTGCTGTTCCTCGGGATGTTCGTCGGCGGGATGGCCGGGTCGACGACGTGTTCGCTGAAGGCGTTCCGGTGGCTGGTCGTCGCCAAGACGCTCCGGCGTGACCTGTTCACCGAACTCCACCCCGAGGCCATACGGCCGGTCCGGGTCGGCGACCGTATCGTCGACGAGGGGACCGTCCGTGACGTGAACGCCTACGTGCTACTGGGGCTCGTGGGGTTCGCCCTACTGACCGTCGTCGTGGTGGTCCAGACCCGGGGGACGGGCGTCGGCGAGTTCGAGGCGATGGGCATCGCCGCCTCGACGTTCCTCAACATCGGGCCGGCGTTCGGCGCCGCCGGACCGTACGGGAGTTACGCGAGCCTGCCGACGACGACGAAGTGGGTGCTGGTGGTGCTGATGTGGGTGGGCCGTATCGAGATCGTCCCGGTGCTGGTCGTGCTGACCCCGGAGTTCTGGCGCTGAGACCGGCGACGGTGGCCACCGACCCTCGGTACGGTTCCTTCCCGGGCCGGAACGGTGGATTGATGCCACGCCCACGATTGGCACCTGACGTGTTACCGCTGCTCCCCGACGGCGGCACCCGTGGGCTCCGTGTCGACTGGCGGGCCTCCATGAGTCTCGTCGGGACGGTGCTGAAGTTCCTCGCCGTCCCGCTGCTCGTGCCGCTCGCGGTGGCGGTCTACTACGGTGCCGACGTCCCCACCTTCGTCGTGAGCGTCGTCCTGACGTTCGGCGTCGGGGTGGCGATGGAGCGGCTCGACCCCGACCCGGACATCGGCGCCCGCGAGGGGTTCCTGATGGTGGCCGCGACGTGGCTGTTCGTGAGTTTCATGGGCGCGGTCCCGTACCTGCTGGCGGCCCACGGCGTGCCGATGGTGTTCGAGGCCACCTCGCCGACCTCGACGCTCGGCGACCCGGTGAACGCGCTGTTCGAGTCGATGAGCGGCGTGACGACGACCGGGGCGACGGTGATGGGCGACATCTCGTTCGACACCCACTCGCACGCCATACTGCTCTGGCGACAGCTCAGCCAGTGGCTCGGCGGGATGGGTATCGTCGTCCTCGCGCTGGCCATCCTCCCCGAGCTGTCGGTCGGTGGTGCCCAGCTGATGGAGGCCGAGGCGCCCGGCGTCGGCATCGAGAAGCTCACTCCCCGTATCGCCGAGACCGCACGCGTCCTCTGGCTCATCTACTTCGGGCTGACGCTGCTCGAGATCGGCATCCTCTACGGGATGCACGTGGC includes the following:
- a CDS encoding TrkH family potassium uptake protein → MRVDWRTVLALVGTVLQALAGPLVLSALVAFGYAESPVPFLLPAALALGVGLVFARLPSRDIGIREAFLVVALVWLAVGTVGALPFLLAGTGVFANPVDAAFESMSGITTTGATVVVDFDAHARSLLFWRALLQWMGGLGILVLAVGLLSQLDVGGAQLMETETQTQDVTKLTPRIEETARLLGSLYLGLTALLVVVLLVLNVVGLGPNMDPYNAVTHALTTVSTAGFSPEPASAGAFSPVVQWVLVAFMLVGATNFVLLYAVTRGRPRRLFQSEEFRFYLGVLAGGSALVALVLAVDGEFGSVEATVRHATFQVVSIVTTTGYATVDFDLWSPAAKHLLFLGMFVGGMAGSTTCSLKAFRWLVVAKTLRRDLFTELHPEAIRPVRVGDRIVDEGTVRDVNAYVLLGLVGFALLTVVVVVQTRGTGVGEFEAMGIAASTFLNIGPAFGAAGPYGSYASLPTTTKWVLVVLMWVGRIEIVPVLVVLTPEFWR